The window ATCTGATCTAACTCATCTCACAAGTATAGATCTGTCATACCATTTTACAAGATATCTATTCATTTAGGATATAGTTCTTAATTTATGtgtcaagaaaattttttttataaagaaaGGGCATGAGAACATGATATACATTctatattttcaaatatttcgaTTCATATATTTCATACTTGGACGTCTTTTACAACATTAGAAAATGGATTCACCtttaaacaacaaaatcctcttcACGATTTTTCAAACATATACGTTCGAGCGGTTCGTGTGATCGTAACTCGTGATTTCACAACGCTAGATTTTTTGCTGCATAaaatatcattgagtgtgatATATCCCAAAATATACTATACAACCGAAAATTTCGAATGTGATCACGtacatttacaaaaaaaaatattcaatttaaataTTGTTATATTATACATAATAAATGAACATCTTTACATAACTCATTCATGCATATATCAAACTTTAAATAAGTAGAATTTctaacaaaaactatatatgtCAAAATGGATCAAATTCGTTATAGTCATATAAAACAGATAGATTGAGATGTATCCACAACTCGTCCAAATGGCTGGCAAACCCGACCCAGCCAACCAAATTACACATAAAATCGTCTAGGTCTATCGGGTCGGTCCATCCCGTCCCACCAACTAAAATATGAAATTGAGTTGGATAGGTAACATCCCCAcccttaaaaaataataaaaaaaaaaaaaaaaaactcgatCCGTCCTATTTTTCCATTTTGACATGTCTAacaaaaacaattaattaacaatcaattaaataaaataagcataGATTCCGAGGCAACCTGGCGGTATCTAACAGTGACATTTTAATTACGAGTTTTTAGAGTCATTAAAATTGACATTATTCTAAAGGACTCGTAATTAATCACTGGCGTGTTGATCAGATAGATTCATTAATTATTGCTTTTTCTAAACGACATCACTCACTTACCGTCATTTGAACACAGACGTGTGTGTTTGCATATTGATTGTTTTCAAAGTACGTTTGGACACTCAAATTTGACCAAAAATCAAATCTCTTcaagaaaaccgtcgctatatagcgacgagAGTTTAACACCGTTGCTTTTAGAATGCGACGCAAACTCCGGTAACGGATCGGAAAACAGTCGTTAAAACTGTCACgtttggcgacggttttaaaacaGTCGCTAAATCCGTGTTTTTTTTGTAGTGTCTGGAGATTCTTGGGTCATCCGCATAGATTGTGGACAATCAAAACAATTACGCTAGGTATCCAATGCAGTTAATTTTCGTTTGAGGAAAGTTTTAGAACATACGAAATTgttatatcatatatatttgtGTAGCACAACATAAACAAGAGGACTTCATTCCGAGCAAAAGGCACTAATTCAGCCCTGAACTGAAAAGTGACTTGCAACAATCAGATTAAAATCAACCCATTGCATGTCTTATGAATCGTAAGATTTAGCACAGAAATTTACAGAATTGGCATTGCCAAAAATTTTGCTAGTTAGTCACAGATTCTCTGCATGGTTGTCTTCCGTAGCAATGTTGCCATTCACGTTTCTCGAGTCCATTTTATGGAAACCGAACCTGTTTTTGAATCTTCACCATTACTCATGCTCCGTCGAGAACTCTCTACTCTGTCACCGGACGATGTGAGACGAGAATCTGCAATGAACGTGGAATTACTAGTCGGACTCGTATTCTCTCTACACAAAATACCTTGGAGTCGTTTCCTGAAGCCATTTTTGGCAGTCTCGTTCTCATCCAGCTGTCTCAGGAAATTCTCTTCTATTTCGCTCAATGACTCGGCTTCGCATTTTTCTTCACTACATGGGCTGTACAGAGCTCCCGAGTCATCATCTGAGGCCTCTGGGGTAGGTTCGCGGCTAGTTTCCATGTCATGTCGAGTGTCGTATTTGCCATCAGTTTGCCTATCCAAAAACTGAGACGACAAAAAGGGTGAATATCCTTCCCCAGCAGCCTCCTCACGTTGACGCAGTGTTCTAACTATCAATGTCTTCAATAAGTTCATCACTTGAACTGCATGCATGAGAGCCGTTAATGGATCCAACATCTAGCAGAAGACCACAAAAATAGATGGGATCTGTCAGTTTAGGTAGTAATTAATGGATCAGAATTTGGAGGTAAACGTCAGTGGTTTCCTTGGATAACCTGAGTCATGTTTGGAGCAAAAACCATAGCGATATTTCTTGCATTCATTTTGTTAAATTCTTCTAGCTCAACAACATCAGCCATGAGATCAATTGCCCAGCCAAGAAGTGCTTTTTCGGTTGGTTTTAGCTTCTTAACAAGCTCCACACAGTCCTCCTCTTCCACACTGCATTGCAAAACGTGCTCATGCGAAAGCCCATCAAGAACACCCGATGGAAGCTCCCGAAACCAGGCTTTGATCAAACCTGCTAAGCAGTGGACTTCAATGTCTTTGGGTACAATGCCCCTGTTGAGCTGGTCTCTGACATGTCTCTCTTGGCTATTCTCCGGGTTTATCCGAAAAATTCCCTCAGACTACAAATATTTCAAATACATATGTTAAGCTCTTAAAGGTTAAAACCAAAGTAGTACGATCGGAGAAACGTTTGGCATGAATTGAAGTCAATGTCAGCTCACCTCGAGACCACCTTGTGCATATAGTCTTTCCTGCATTAAGAGCAGAATAGTTGGGACACTGTTGCCTCGTGCGTCATACGAGCATTGCATGGAGTCTGCGGAGACTCCGAATACACTAACACTGCAAAATTGAATCCAAGAAGCCTGTAACTTGCCAAATATAAACTTCTAACAAACCATCAATCTTTGCTTTGAAAATATCATCTCATTCACAGCAAGTCATAGTATTGGGATATGGCAACAGTGCCAGATTAAATTAAAGATACAGGACGTACAGATGCATGCATCAACCATTAATTCCTCCCCCTTATCAGAAAAAATGCTTACTCAATTCAGTTACTAATCAAACCTTTCGTGGTCCTCGAAGACATGAAACTTTTGTTTCTGCAATTCCCACTGGGTTAATATCTTAGTAAATAACTTGACGCGGAAAATATCTCCCGGTAATAATTAaaagtaaattttaatttttcacatG is drawn from Primulina eburnea isolate SZY01 chromosome 10, ASM2296580v1, whole genome shotgun sequence and contains these coding sequences:
- the LOC140842270 gene encoding rho GTPase-activating protein 2-like produces the protein MTGVVMVTRGGGGRSSKSTVAEVREKQEDQQLSLLDFILSAFRKSMVSACRVYRAEREVISAVRHMEIGWPTNVQHLTHVTFDRFHGFLGLPVEFELDVPCKAPSASVSVFGVSADSMQCSYDARGNSVPTILLLMQERLYAQGGLESEGIFRINPENSQERHVRDQLNRGIVPKDIEVHCLAGLIKAWFRELPSGVLDGLSHEHVLQCSVEEEDCVELVKKLKPTEKALLGWAIDLMADVVELEEFNKMNARNIAMVFAPNMTQMLDPLTALMHAVQVMNLLKTLIVRTLRQREEAAGEGYSPFLSSQFLDRQTDGKYDTRHDMETSREPTPEASDDDSGALYSPCSEEKCEAESLSEIEENFLRQLDENETAKNGFRKRLQGILCRENTSPTSNSTFIADSRLTSSGDRVESSRRSMSNGEDSKTGSVSIKWTRET